The DNA segment CTTCTTTGGTACTATCAATTTATGATCCCATTCCTTAATGATTTTTCCTATTTCATCTTTTAATTTATTAAAATCTATTACAAATCCATTAGCTGGATTTATGTTTCCTTCAACTTCAACATTTATTATATATGTGTGTCCATGTAATTGGGAATCTCCTGGAGAAGATAAAGTGTAATGAGCGGAATCTATTGTAAATCCTTCAATCCCAATCTTAACTTTCATTTAAGGCCCTCCTGAGGTTTTTATTGAAATGCTCCCATAATGAATCTGCTAGATATTTAATTTCATCGCACAGAGATCTTATATTCTCATCATTTTTAATCTCGTCTATTAATTTAGCTATCTCATAAAGCGAGTTGAATTCATCACCTTTAGCTATCACTTTATCTTCAAAGATTATACTATTATTGCCTACTATAACGTTACCTCCTTCTTCTACAATTTTATATATAGTATAGGCAAGATTTTCCAAATTAATACGATATTTGGAGAACCTAAATTCTAGTTCTTGAAGTAATGTATTTATATTATCGTCTATTAAATTTTCTAAACTATCCAGGATTTCTAACTGTTCCTTGAAATTTTCATTATTTAATAGTTCCTTAAAATTTGAATTCCTTAAACACTCAGTATCGCATGGTATTTCAATATCTAAAATCTTAATTTTTTTACTAGGTTTAAGATTGAGGTATTCTTTTACAACATCCACAACTTTATTTATATTTGCTTAGTATTAAACTGGTATGCTAAAGTTAGTTGAGAATATTTCCTTAGATATCCTTAACTGGTACGGCGATAAGTTAAAGGGCATAATTTATGAACCTAACTATAATGCGATTTTGGTAATATTGGAAGATGTGGATAAAATTTCTCTATTTGCCAGAGGAGAGATATATAATTTCTTTTATAACAGACTTAGAAAATTGGATGAATTCAAAAAATTTGTATTAGAAAATCATAAATCGCCTAGATTATATGGTATAATCCTTTCACCTAAGGAATTATCTTATAATATACCGAAGTTGATTTACATTATTCATAAAGGTTATATTCTTTATGATCCTAAGGGATTAATTTCTAATATTCGTAAAGCTAATGTAAAAATTGTAGAAGATTATGATAAGAAAATTTTAGATTTTGGTAAAGTAAAGAAAGGTGAAGTGATAGAAATATGAACTCTAGTGCATTAGCTTCAGAGTTTTTATTACGCGGTACTAGGACGTTAAAAGAAGCTACTGAAGCTTATAATGAAGGCGATCTGTACTATACTTTAGTTAGATTAGATGAAACCCTTAATAATTTGGCCAGTGTAATTTTATCCTTATATGGAGTATATTCAGTGGATGGAGACTCCGTTAATGCTCTATCATATTTAGAAGAGACCAGAGATTTAGACCCATCATTAAAATCTTTAATTAAAGAGATTCAAGATCTAGATAGGCAACTTAGTATTACTAACTTTATTGACGAATCCTCGTTAAAATCTCCAAGTGTAGTAGTAAGAAATGCAGAAGTGAAGACAACTTTAGATAGGATAACTAAAATATTTGATAAAGTACAAGAAGTTTTTGATGAATTCCATAGTTGATTTAGACTCAGATCAATGTTCATTTGATCCTTTAGAAGCGATAGAGTATCTTAAAGATAAGAAAGAATATGTTATTTTCAAGATTTCTATGAATAATCCTTTTCTCCGAGATATAAAGAGAAAATATGTTCTACAAATAATAAAGGTTGATGGTGAGATAATATACTTCAAGATTCAATGAAGTGGATATCCTTTTATTCTAAAATTAGGGAATGGTTAAGGTTTTCATATGCTAAGGATTATTATTCGGCATCTTTACTTAATCAATTAATAGTAGAAGACTATACTTATTTACTAGAGGAAATAAAAGGTAAGGAAGTCGCAATAGTAGGCGCAGGCCCTAGCTTAACTTCTATTAAGGAAATAGACGCAGATATAATAATCTCAGCCGATGGGGCAACTAACTATTTGGTTAAAAAAGGTATAATTCCAGATATTGTAGTTACAGACCTGGATGGGATTGAAATATTTCCTGAGAAAAGTGTTTATGTAGTTTTAGCACATGGTGACAATATTGATAAAATACAAAAAGTTAAGAAAATGAAGTATGTGATAGGTACATGTCAAGTTATGCCTTTTGGTAGGTTAAAGATGTTTGGCGGATTTACTGACGGAGATAGAGCAGTTATTTTAGCAAAAATATATGGTGCTAAAAAAATTTTACTTTATGCTATGGATTTTGACTCTAACTATATCGGAAAATTTTCTAAACCTTGGTACGATACAGATGTACCCATTTCATGGATAAAGAGAGAGAAATTAAAAATCGCAAAAAATATTGTAAAAGAGGCTTTACAGCAAAGTTTATAAAATTTAAGTAGATTTATAGAGTGGTGCAAGGGATGCGTATTCTCGAATAAGGTAAGGATACTAGATACTACGTTAAGAGATGGTGAGCAAGCTCCAGGAATAGATTTCACTGTTGAACAAAAGGTAAGAATAGCAAATCAATTAGTTAAACTGGGTGTAGATGTAATAGAAGCCGGATTTCCTGCTTCTTCTGAAGGAGATTTTATTGCAACTAAGAAAATTTTGGAAGAAGTAGGAGATAAAACTGAGGTTATTGGTCTAGCTAGGGCGAATAGAAATGATATAGATAAGGTAATAGAAGCAGGACTCTCTAGTATTCATGTATTCATAGCCACTTCAGAGATACATATGAAGTATAAATTAAAAATGACAAGAGAAGAAGTTTTAGATAGAATTTATGAAAGTGTAAGCTATGCAAAATCTCACGGCCTAATTGTAGAATTTAGCCCAGAAGACGCTACCAGGTCTGATGAGGATTTCTTACTAACTGCAATAAAGACTGCCATACAAGCAGGAGCTGACAGAATAAATATTCCAGACACAGTAGGCGTAATGACGCCTTTCACTTTTTATGATTTAATTAAAAAAGTTGTTAACGTAGTTGGGGATAAGATTGTTAGTGTTCATTGTCATAACGACTTTGGTCTTGCTACAGCAAACTCTATAGCTGGTGTGGCAGCTGGCGCAAGACAAGTGCACGTTACTGTGAATGGTATAGGCGAAAGGGCAGGAAATGCTTCATTAGAAGAAGTAGTCATGGCATTAAAGAAGTTAATGCATTATGATTTAAATATAAAAACTTGGCTATTATATGAAACTAGCAAACTGGTCTCAGAATTAAGTGGAATTCCTATACCTTACTTTAAAGCTATAGTAGGTGAAAATGCATTTGGTCATGAGGCAGGGATTCACGTGCATGGAGTTATAGAAAATCCCGCAACTTATGAGCCAATATCTCCAGAAGAAGTTGGTAATTTTAGAAGATTAGCATTAGGAAAACACAGCGGAATTCACGGATTAAAGAAAATCTTAGAAGATCAAGGAATTCACCTAGATGATAATAAATTAAGAATAGTTTTAATGGAGATTAAAAAGAAGGCCGAATCTGGAGAGAAAATAAGTGCAGAAGATGCAAGGAACATAGCAATTAAGCTTTTGAACTCGTAAAATAATTTCTTTTTATGATTGAATATTTTGGTCATTCAATGTTTCTCATTGATAGAAAAATTGTCATAGATCCTCATGATGGGGGTAGTATAGGCTTACCTAAACCTAGTATTGACAAAGTTGATCTAGTTTTAATTACTCACGATCATTACGATCATAATGCTTACGAGATATTATCCTATAATGATATGAAAATGAAATATTATGGTTACATAAGCTATCAAAATTATAAGATAACCAGCTATAAGGCTTATCATGATAAAGAAAAAGGAAGAAGAAGAGGAGAGACTGCAATTTATAAGATAGAAGATTCTGAAGGCAATGTAATTGTACACTTAGGCGATTTAGGTGAATATCCTCTTAAAGAAGATCTTATTAAAGAGATTTCATCTCCTACAGTTTTAATGATTCCAGTAGGCGGTTTAATAACTATTGATTATAAAGAAGCAGCATCTCTAGTAAAGGATCTTAAGCCACAAGTAGTAATTCCAATGCATTATTGGGTTAGGGGCCATTTGATGCCATTGGATCCTGTAGATAATTTTATAAAGGAATTAGGATGGAAGGTAGTAGAAGGTAAAAAAGGTATTGAGAAAATAGAAGATAAAGAAGCAATTTATCTTCTTACAGTCTAATCTTCTCTACTCTAGCCACGGGAACTGTCTCTTTATTTACTTCGTCTTTAACTAGATTTTCTATTGCTTTCCTTATTGCTTCACTTCTATTTAATCCATATTTTATAGCATATCTGTCTAGTAGTTCTAACAAGTCTTCTTCTGCCTTAAATGTTACAACTCTCATCGTATATCCAATATATATCTTCTTAGTACTATGGTTTAAGTATTTTCTGGAGCGATAAGACTCTCTTAATATTTCAAGAGGAGTATTTCATGAGGAAGATTAATATATAAGTTTGTCATATATTTTTATTGAGTGAAAAGTACAGTGCCAACTATACATTTATCGATTCCAGAAGGAATGTACGAAGAGCTTAGAAAGAGAGCTGAAGATATGGGAATACAGATAACTGATTTAGTAAAGTTTTACATTAGACAAGGTATGGAGAAGGAGGAAGAAGGAGAAAATGTAGAGAAAAATACTGAGTGCGAGGAAAATATAGCATTTCTTGAAGCTAAAGTGGCACAGCTTGATGCAATAGTTGGAGAACTTGTGAGAAAATTAAAGAACATAGAAGACGAAGATATTGGAGAAGAGGAAGTTGAACTTAAGGAAAGAGAGGAAAATAATTAAAGCTTATCTTACATTTATCATATTGAGAAGGGTCCATGGGATAATGTCCTCGTGTACCGGGGACTTATGAACATGGATGGGTCCCCCTTTATACTTATTTTGTGATGTAGCAGGGACGAACTGAAGAATGAAGAAAAACTAAAAAACTGAAAATTACATCGAAATTAACGTTACTGTTCTAATTATGGAAGAATTTCTTCGTATTTGGTTAATTGTCTTATTTAATTCATTTAAGTCAGGTGCTTCTACTTCTACTACAACATCATATTCTCCATATACTGGCGTAGCATCTTTTACTCCGTTTAGTTTTTTAACGTCATTTACTACATCCAATTCTTTTCCTATACTTGTTATTAATAAAATATATGCTTTTACATTTCCCATAATATATATTTAGTAAGCGATAATAAAAAATCTTATTTTAATAATAGCCTTTCAGAGTCAAGAAATCTGGATGCTAGTAATAATAAGAATATTGATGCTAGCAATGTTATTGATATAGAGAATATGGATTCTTCTATCAAACCAAATACATAGAACATTATTGAGGCAACTAATTGAACGTAAGGAATTCCAAGAATTAATGATAAAGGATAAGATAAGTCTCCAAAGTTTAAGAATAATGAAGAGAACGAGGCTATCATTCCAAAGCTAGTTATTATAAAGTTTATAATTTGGACGTTCCTACTCGACCCGCCTAGTAATAAAAGCACTATAATGCTCATTGAAGCTGTAAGTAATATCATAGTAAGATAGACTATTATCACTAGGATAGCAAAAGTTGCACTAAAAGTTATACTTTCCCCTATTATATAGGGAGCAAATAGAGAGAATACAACTAAACCTATTAAATCCCCTATAGACGATATTAAGCCTAATATTATTGAGATTATTAGTTTTGAGAAAATAAAGGCTCTAGAAGAAATGGGTGATGCAAGAAGAGACTCTAGAGTTTTTCTCTCTTTTTCGCCCATAATACTATCGCTAACAAAGAATATTACCGGTGTAGCAGCAGGGAATAAAATAATTGCAACTATTCTTGCTAGTTGAGAGAATTGACTTTGTTGGTAAGATGCCTGCTCGCCAGTAGGCAATTTATAAAGTAGTGCAACTTCTAAAGGATCTCTAATTATTGAAGGGGATACTTCAGTATGAGATATATTCTCTAGGTACTTTATTCTCTGAATTGAAGTATTATATAGAATATTATATAACCCATTCTCAACAAGTTGTAAGGCAGATGACCTCGAAGATATTACGTACGATATATAAACTATGGCTGTTCTATTTATGTTTGATATATTTTCATAAAAGCAGGATGGAAATATAACTTCTACATCTGCAGGTTGCGTAGAATTTATGTAGACTATTCCACCATTACTTTGGATATAACTACATAATTCCTTTACATATTTTATATTATCGTAATTATCGTTTATTATAT comes from the Acidianus infernus genome and includes:
- a CDS encoding 6-pyruvoyl trahydropterin synthase family protein encodes the protein MKVKIGIEGFTIDSAHYTLSSPGDSQLHGHTYIINVEVEGNINPANGFVIDFNKLKDEIGKIIKEWDHKLIVPKKDLEKISISGPFRNEIKIIEEDYPTAEYIGFELAKEIYNRINMPIKIKIYEGKDSYAIIEYP
- a CDS encoding 6-hydroxymethylpterin diphosphokinase MptE-like protein, producing MSFYSKIREWLRFSYAKDYYSASLLNQLIVEDYTYLLEEIKGKEVAIVGAGPSLTSIKEIDADIIISADGATNYLVKKGIIPDIVVTDLDGIEIFPEKSVYVVLAHGDNIDKIQKVKKMKYVIGTCQVMPFGRLKMFGGFTDGDRAVILAKIYGAKKILLYAMDFDSNYIGKFSKPWYDTDVPISWIKREKLKIAKNIVKEALQQSL
- a CDS encoding isopropylmalate synthase codes for the protein MLDTTLRDGEQAPGIDFTVEQKVRIANQLVKLGVDVIEAGFPASSEGDFIATKKILEEVGDKTEVIGLARANRNDIDKVIEAGLSSIHVFIATSEIHMKYKLKMTREEVLDRIYESVSYAKSHGLIVEFSPEDATRSDEDFLLTAIKTAIQAGADRINIPDTVGVMTPFTFYDLIKKVVNVVGDKIVSVHCHNDFGLATANSIAGVAAGARQVHVTVNGIGERAGNASLEEVVMALKKLMHYDLNIKTWLLYETSKLVSELSGIPIPYFKAIVGENAFGHEAGIHVHGVIENPATYEPISPEEVGNFRRLALGKHSGIHGLKKILEDQGIHLDDNKLRIVLMEIKKKAESGEKISAEDARNIAIKLLNS
- a CDS encoding MBL fold metallo-hydrolase — encoded protein: MIEYFGHSMFLIDRKIVIDPHDGGSIGLPKPSIDKVDLVLITHDHYDHNAYEILSYNDMKMKYYGYISYQNYKITSYKAYHDKEKGRRRGETAIYKIEDSEGNVIVHLGDLGEYPLKEDLIKEISSPTVLMIPVGGLITIDYKEAASLVKDLKPQVVIPMHYWVRGHLMPLDPVDNFIKELGWKVVEGKKGIEKIEDKEAIYLLTV
- a CDS encoding ribbon-helix-helix protein, CopG family — its product is MRVVTFKAEEDLLELLDRYAIKYGLNRSEAIRKAIENLVKDEVNKETVPVARVEKIRL
- a CDS encoding Lrp/AsnC ligand binding domain-containing protein, giving the protein MGNVKAYILLITSIGKELDVVNDVKKLNGVKDATPVYGEYDVVVEVEAPDLNELNKTINQIRRNSSIIRTVTLISM
- a CDS encoding ABC transporter permease, which translates into the protein MMKDLIKKEWTDVKRDRKLLLGSILLPLILLPLIGVILFAAIVSQPPIIDIINDNYDNIKYVKELCSYIQSNGGIVYINSTQPADVEVIFPSCFYENISNINRTAIVYISYVISSRSSALQLVENGLYNILYNTSIQRIKYLENISHTEVSPSIIRDPLEVALLYKLPTGEQASYQQSQFSQLARIVAIILFPAATPVIFFVSDSIMGEKERKTLESLLASPISSRAFIFSKLIISIILGLISSIGDLIGLVVFSLFAPYIIGESITFSATFAILVIIVYLTMILLTASMSIIVLLLLGGSSRNVQIINFIITSFGMIASFSSLFLNFGDLSYPLSLILGIPYVQLVASIMFYVFGLIEESIFSISITLLASIFLLLLASRFLDSERLLLK